The Mesomycoplasma ovipneumoniae genome window below encodes:
- a CDS encoding ATP-binding protein — MIIKRDFYLNQLIDKKENGRIKIITGIRRCGKSYLLFNFYRDYLLSNGTKENQIITIALDQIDNIEYRNPFRLNEYIKKKTKNINKMYYIFIDEIQLSENVSNPYVETKEKNITFVDVLLSLMKHSNLDIYITGSNSKMLSSDLLTQFRDRGDQVHVNPLSFAEIYELFDDKSEAFEHYFVYGGMPHIYKLQNDEQKSHYLKQLFKQTYIKDILERNKIHNEQQILEILLDFTSSNIGSLTNPSKLANRFLSEKQIHISSNTIFKYLKFFEESYIIQCAYRYDVKGSKYFSTPLKYYFSDIGLRNARLNFRQIENTHIMENIIYNDLLRRGYNIDIGVVEHEFKNGSTRKKIQLEIDFVINKGHKRYYIQSALNIDNLEKKEQEITSLKKINDSFKKIVIVRNKIIPKHDENGILYIGLEDFLLNESIIDL; from the coding sequence ATGATAATAAAGCGCGATTTTTATCTTAACCAATTAATTGATAAAAAAGAGAATGGCAGAATCAAGATTATCACCGGAATAAGAAGGTGTGGAAAATCATATTTATTATTCAATTTTTATCGTGATTACCTACTTAGCAATGGAACTAAAGAAAATCAAATTATAACAATTGCTCTTGACCAAATTGATAATATTGAATACCGAAATCCATTTAGATTAAATGAATATATTAAGAAAAAAACAAAAAATATAAACAAAATGTACTACATTTTCATTGACGAAATTCAATTATCTGAAAATGTATCAAATCCCTATGTTGAGACTAAAGAAAAAAATATAACCTTTGTAGATGTGCTTTTAAGTCTTATGAAACATAGTAACTTAGACATTTATATTACTGGTAGTAACTCTAAAATGCTTTCATCAGATTTATTAACTCAATTCAGAGACCGCGGAGACCAAGTGCATGTAAATCCTTTATCTTTTGCTGAAATTTATGAATTATTTGATGACAAATCAGAAGCTTTTGAACATTATTTTGTATATGGTGGTATGCCACATATTTATAAATTGCAAAATGATGAACAAAAAAGTCATTATTTAAAGCAGTTATTCAAGCAAACGTATATTAAAGACATTCTTGAGCGCAACAAAATACATAATGAGCAACAAATACTTGAAATCCTGCTTGACTTTACATCTTCAAATATTGGTTCTTTAACCAACCCCTCTAAGCTTGCAAACCGTTTTTTGTCAGAAAAACAAATACACATATCATCAAATACAATTTTTAAGTATCTTAAATTTTTTGAAGAATCTTATATTATTCAATGCGCTTATCGCTACGATGTAAAGGGCTCTAAATATTTTTCAACCCCACTTAAATATTATTTTTCAGATATTGGGCTAAGAAATGCAAGATTAAATTTTCGTCAAATAGAAAACACTCATATTATGGAAAATATAATCTACAATGATTTACTTCGAAGAGGATACAATATTGACATTGGTGTTGTAGAACATGAATTTAAAAATGGCTCAACAAGAAAAAAAATTCAGCTTGAAATAGATTTTGTTATAAATAAAGGCCACAAAAGATACTATATTCAATCAGCACTTAATATTGACAATTTAGAGAAAAAAGAACAAGAAATAACCTCGCTTAAAAAAATAAATGATTCATTTAAAAAAATAGTTATAGTAAGAAACAAAATAATTCCAAAACACGATGAAAATGGTATTTTATACATTGGTTTAGAAGATTTTTTGCTTAATGAATCAATAATAGACTTATAA
- a CDS encoding MGA_1079 family surface serine endopeptidase, with protein sequence MKSKITKFSLLLSSFVTVFGVAIACGTTPEIKIPAKQNENAKPLPKKPNLDNQNNLSSDKKEEENNSTSRRDNEQIKTKTEDKTEEENQESEKDIKNTSNSATRTDESSKIDTNIDSDSLKNTTSATENNASQTNNASSLENNTNSKTSKKTQLTLFEQQQQDTIEKISKLSTISSSFKHFFAEKVSEQKSAEDLKKLEEKFNKISNLSAKLKETIESANFVKTTSKYTSTTNNVDKLLDTTLLKAQSFFHNNQLAFSDNIDNLEVQINGTQNEIIRLQNELNGNTSEENIKNIEQAINDANPSFDDEKISTYELQDKLNPAAFDVETTKLLTKIEKEGYTFEIKDTNISKLDNNKLEITYQVKDKNNHRARLTKTLDFHNKGKFNIESKIKELDKKFNSLDDLYEFDKIKLSQIQETYIDNLQDFIKENFRSKGNRIDQIFKHNLGQISYKNKHFSAQVHFLMFNKVVKTLELKSNVEIELRTKDLIGSKKDRADLELLISSYLTNKDWSYHSLEASQPILKDLQPIKQDVDHHGIPSMLALQKLNEIYKWPQIGKYSLFVKEVLDHSNIYDSNRGGTAKLIFGIKKDNQELNFQDWNLEITESDYKTKYAKNMWYFRPLRASDIELPSNWVSSNFDNSHKKLIDEINASNFDLRKTPGAKVNGKETLFSVLNPQHLVSQFRKQDAGSALQYLLKLKNNHNNKTQNDSTEFKGTLDESKAATGGDEFDKQSIQAKIDNSANVFVVNTNSIIPSGVTTNPNNISAIINDYFIVYYDVKSERTGELKFKIGFINKSDPSKVYSKSEEITLVNLSNDFQNNIYPELLMNKVSLQDFQYNNQQLTWNKQTLTLNNYSIETKDITIHEKVEYKNNTYINLKYTYPNQKKETEKIVVGNNWYKVAGSNSVSLDDIKNSSFKWRHSGLNTLIVENYQVIRNRQIEFNAKDAIWSQDGKGASWVLKEKYLEKMLENARDVKLDLTIYGNVLIQDDNRYNRFTKPGDPIIGNEAKHKFPSFTIDYSELKIKSKLNIELELPERYNNTNTSSTPLPKLTLVLNVTKKIDGLHFKLSLKGEEYSIIVGNPVNYVNTTQGYDPFTNNDKFDKNKAFILWDRGAGVNVIYENYEQYEEHTRRTNLFDYKQISYTQENAPIPFYTDPSVRKNVYFPNQNVPYEIHNGYLQNNDYINYSTIKSNPQFENNFQRALAFSFGSATMIGKVNNDENDWKFYFITNNHVENVKNFDQLNNSTTGLPNTYRRYSYIVKPSLNFGNNVNAGFSYWGGLLKGPNSSKNTKPKPIQGQKQEEDPNSGFLLSQIWSGSDQQSRDGKEHKGRNIDATIFVVDVKPLYDEALAQGKYEYANWLKSWLALENMKFNFNGMDYNINHQSLIYDFSIVGFPYGKQSAYVIHRPGLSNYNVMLRHQNGYVPTYFDAGNSGTGILSADNNYISLINSGTPRNSLQGWNYATRGFNYFGVNFNGEHPLDLKNTKSFAAQILRWHLLAPASANSPWFFNPFKTNTK encoded by the coding sequence ATGAAATCTAAAATTACTAAATTTAGCTTACTTTTATCTTCTTTTGTAACAGTTTTTGGTGTTGCAATTGCTTGTGGAACTACTCCTGAAATTAAAATACCAGCTAAACAAAACGAAAATGCAAAACCACTGCCTAAGAAACCAAATTTAGATAACCAAAATAATTTATCTTCAGACAAAAAAGAAGAGGAAAATAATTCAACCTCAAGAAGAGATAATGAACAAATCAAAACAAAGACAGAAGATAAAACAGAAGAGGAAAATCAAGAATCAGAAAAAGATATAAAAAATACATCAAATTCTGCTACAAGAACAGATGAATCTTCCAAAATTGATACTAATATTGATTCAGATTCTCTAAAAAATACTACAAGTGCTACCGAAAATAATGCCAGCCAAACTAATAACGCCTCTTCTTTAGAAAATAATACAAATTCTAAAACATCTAAAAAAACTCAACTAACCTTATTTGAACAGCAACAACAAGACACTATTGAAAAAATTAGTAAACTTAGTACAATTTCTTCTAGTTTTAAACACTTTTTTGCAGAAAAAGTAAGTGAGCAAAAAAGTGCTGAAGATCTTAAAAAACTAGAAGAAAAATTTAACAAAATTTCAAATTTATCAGCAAAATTAAAGGAAACAATTGAATCAGCAAACTTTGTAAAAACAACTTCGAAATATACTTCTACCACAAATAATGTTGATAAATTATTAGATACAACACTTTTAAAAGCACAATCATTTTTTCACAATAACCAACTAGCTTTTTCTGATAATATAGATAATTTAGAAGTACAAATTAATGGTACACAAAATGAAATAATAAGACTTCAAAATGAATTGAATGGCAACACATCAGAAGAAAATATTAAAAATATTGAGCAAGCAATTAATGATGCAAATCCCTCTTTTGATGATGAAAAAATAAGTACTTATGAACTACAGGACAAATTAAATCCTGCAGCTTTTGATGTTGAAACTACAAAATTATTAACTAAAATTGAAAAAGAAGGCTACACTTTTGAAATAAAAGATACTAATATTAGTAAATTAGACAATAACAAATTAGAAATCACATATCAAGTTAAAGATAAAAATAATCATCGAGCTCGCCTTACAAAAACTCTTGATTTTCACAACAAAGGCAAGTTTAATATAGAAAGCAAAATTAAAGAATTAGACAAAAAATTTAACTCACTTGATGATTTATATGAATTTGATAAAATTAAATTATCACAAATTCAAGAGACGTATATTGATAATTTACAAGATTTTATTAAAGAAAATTTTAGATCTAAAGGTAATAGAATTGATCAAATTTTTAAACATAATTTAGGCCAAATAAGCTATAAAAATAAACACTTTAGTGCACAAGTGCATTTTTTAATGTTCAACAAAGTTGTTAAAACTTTAGAGCTAAAATCCAATGTCGAGATTGAACTACGAACAAAAGATTTAATAGGAAGCAAAAAGGATCGAGCTGATCTAGAACTTTTAATTTCTAGTTACCTTACAAATAAAGATTGATCTTACCATAGTCTAGAGGCTAGCCAACCAATTTTAAAAGATCTACAACCTATTAAACAAGATGTTGATCATCATGGAATTCCTTCAATGTTAGCACTACAAAAATTGAATGAAATCTATAAGTGGCCACAAATTGGTAAGTACTCACTTTTTGTTAAGGAAGTACTTGATCATTCAAATATTTATGATTCTAATCGCGGCGGGACAGCAAAATTAATTTTTGGAATCAAAAAGGACAATCAAGAACTTAATTTTCAAGATTGAAATTTAGAGATAACTGAAAGCGATTATAAAACTAAATATGCTAAAAATATGTGATATTTTCGACCACTTCGTGCTAGTGATATTGAATTACCTTCTAATTGAGTAAGTAGTAATTTTGATAATAGTCATAAAAAATTAATTGATGAAATTAACGCCTCTAATTTCGATTTAAGAAAAACTCCAGGTGCTAAAGTGAACGGAAAAGAAACACTTTTTAGTGTTTTAAACCCTCAACACTTAGTTAGCCAATTTCGAAAACAAGATGCTGGTAGTGCCCTACAATATTTATTAAAACTTAAAAATAATCATAATAACAAGACTCAAAATGATTCAACAGAGTTTAAAGGAACTTTAGATGAATCAAAAGCTGCCACCGGAGGAGATGAATTTGACAAACAAAGTATTCAAGCTAAAATTGATAATTCAGCAAATGTTTTTGTAGTAAATACAAATAGCATAATTCCTAGTGGAGTAACAACTAATCCAAATAATATTTCTGCTATTATTAATGACTATTTTATTGTATATTATGATGTAAAATCAGAAAGAACAGGCGAGCTAAAATTCAAAATTGGCTTTATTAATAAAAGTGATCCTAGCAAAGTTTATTCAAAATCAGAAGAAATTACACTTGTGAATTTATCAAATGATTTTCAAAATAATATATATCCAGAATTACTTATGAATAAAGTGAGTCTACAAGATTTTCAATATAATAATCAACAATTAACTTGAAATAAACAAACTTTGACACTAAATAACTATTCTATTGAGACTAAAGATATTACAATTCATGAAAAAGTTGAGTATAAAAACAATACTTATATTAATTTAAAATATACTTACCCTAACCAAAAAAAAGAAACAGAAAAAATAGTTGTTGGTAATAATTGATACAAGGTTGCTGGTTCGAATTCTGTTTCACTTGATGATATCAAAAATTCAAGTTTCAAATGAAGACATTCGGGTCTTAATACTTTAATAGTAGAAAATTATCAAGTTATTCGAAATCGGCAAATTGAATTTAATGCTAAAGATGCAATTTGATCACAAGATGGAAAAGGTGCATCCTGAGTTTTAAAAGAAAAGTACCTTGAAAAAATGTTAGAAAATGCTCGAGATGTAAAACTAGATTTAACAATTTATGGAAATGTTTTAATTCAAGATGACAATCGCTATAATAGATTCACTAAACCAGGCGATCCTATCATTGGCAATGAAGCTAAACATAAGTTTCCTTCATTTACTATAGACTATTCAGAACTGAAAATAAAGTCAAAACTAAATATTGAACTTGAACTACCAGAAAGATATAATAATACTAATACTTCCTCTACACCACTTCCCAAATTAACATTAGTATTAAATGTTACAAAAAAAATAGATGGATTGCACTTTAAATTAAGTTTGAAAGGTGAAGAATATAGCATTATTGTTGGTAATCCTGTGAATTATGTAAATACCACTCAAGGTTATGATCCTTTTACAAATAATGATAAATTTGACAAAAATAAAGCTTTTATCTTGTGAGATAGAGGAGCTGGTGTAAATGTTATTTATGAGAATTATGAACAATATGAAGAGCATACTAGACGAACTAATTTATTCGATTATAAGCAGATTTCATACACTCAAGAAAATGCACCAATTCCTTTTTATACCGATCCTAGTGTTCGAAAAAATGTTTATTTTCCAAACCAAAACGTTCCCTATGAAATTCATAATGGTTATTTACAAAACAATGATTATATAAATTATTCCACTATCAAATCAAATCCTCAATTTGAAAATAATTTCCAACGTGCACTTGCTTTTAGTTTTGGTTCTGCAACGATGATTGGAAAAGTAAATAATGATGAAAATGACTGAAAATTCTACTTTATAACTAATAATCACGTAGAAAATGTCAAAAATTTTGACCAGCTAAATAACTCAACAACTGGCCTGCCAAACACTTATCGAAGATATAGTTACATTGTAAAACCTTCACTTAATTTTGGAAATAATGTTAATGCTGGATTTAGTTACTGAGGTGGCTTATTAAAAGGTCCAAATTCTTCAAAAAATACAAAACCTAAACCAATACAAGGCCAAAAGCAAGAAGAAGACCCAAATTCTGGATTTCTACTTTCTCAAATTTGATCTGGATCAGATCAACAAAGTCGGGATGGAAAGGAACATAAAGGCCGCAATATTGATGCTACTATTTTTGTGGTCGATGTTAAGCCACTTTATGATGAAGCGCTTGCACAAGGAAAATATGAGTATGCCAACTGATTAAAATCATGACTAGCGCTTGAAAATATGAAATTTAATTTCAATGGTATGGATTATAATATAAACCACCAGTCATTAATTTATGACTTTTCAATTGTTGGTTTCCCTTATGGAAAACAATCTGCATATGTTATTCACCGACCAGGATTAAGCAATTATAATGTAATGTTAAGACATCAAAATGGCTATGTGCCTACATATTTTGACGCCGGAAATTCAGGAACTGGAATTTTAAGCGCTGATAACAATTACATTTCATTAATTAACTCCGGAACACCTCGCAACAGTTTGCAAGGTTGAAATTATGCAACTCGCGGTTTTAACTATTTTGGTGTGAACTTCAATGGTGAACATCCATTGGATTTAAAAAATACTAAATCATTTGCTGCTCAAATTTTAAGATGGCATCTACTTGCGCCCGCCAGTGCAAATTCACCATGATTTTTTAATCCATTTAAAACAAACACAAAATAA
- a CDS encoding IS3 family transposase, whose translation MKQYKFTIEEKFKYIKIAESKGLKNAILHFAEEFREIYKNKSKSKKADKEWMLHIYANNLIRNWQKKFYNNDMKSLISTRGKIKSPRKPKKKYTINDLSENDRGIYQEIVERVLKRSGIDPAIILEELKKLKQEQEKDKDKDKIENCTRICSVFNINRTSIYEKIRAKKPPKKIVYDEKLLEWILENFNLNRKVKGRDVLYNIYINQGNYVSTYVFQKHYEFLGLKSLAYKRQGKPAPKEKKFTRIWAEDHIKGEFSSENFGEKWFADIKFIKINNEWFYLHSIIETKSNYLLNFSISKTRFSEETINLVKQTIKKYNIKPKFFHSDHGVEYANYKFANFLKQNGIQQSMSPKGNALANRPIEYFYAVFQRELINIEGQNFENVATAYQKISSFIDWYNYERPQSCLSYKTPSKLVHQFQTYSKKGV comes from the coding sequence ATGAAACAATACAAATTCACAATTGAAGAGAAATTTAAATATATCAAAATTGCCGAATCTAAAGGGTTAAAAAACGCAATTTTGCATTTTGCAGAAGAATTTAGAGAAATTTACAAAAACAAATCTAAAAGTAAAAAAGCGGATAAAGAATGAATGTTGCATATATATGCTAATAATTTGATAAGAAATTGGCAAAAAAAGTTTTATAATAATGATATGAAAAGTCTAATAAGTACTCGTGGAAAAATTAAATCTCCGCGTAAACCAAAAAAGAAATATACAATTAACGATCTTTCTGAAAATGATCGTGGAATTTATCAAGAAATAGTGGAGAGGGTTCTTAAAAGATCCGGAATTGACCCCGCAATTATTCTTGAGGAGCTCAAAAAACTAAAACAAGAACAAGAGAAAGATAAAGATAAAGATAAAATCGAAAATTGCACTAGAATTTGCAGTGTTTTTAATATTAATCGCACTTCGATTTATGAGAAAATAAGGGCAAAAAAACCACCAAAGAAAATAGTTTATGATGAAAAATTACTTGAGTGAATTCTTGAAAATTTCAATTTAAATCGAAAAGTTAAAGGCCGTGACGTCCTATATAATATTTACATAAATCAGGGAAATTATGTATCCACGTACGTGTTTCAAAAACATTACGAATTTTTAGGATTAAAATCACTAGCTTATAAAAGGCAAGGAAAACCAGCTCCAAAAGAGAAAAAGTTTACACGAATTTGGGCTGAAGATCATATCAAAGGTGAATTTAGCTCAGAAAATTTTGGTGAAAAATGGTTTGCTGATATTAAATTTATCAAAATTAACAACGAATGATTTTACCTACACTCAATTATTGAAACAAAATCCAATTACCTGCTAAATTTTTCAATTTCTAAAACAAGATTTTCAGAAGAAACTATAAACTTAGTAAAACAAACAATCAAAAAGTATAATATTAAACCAAAATTTTTCCATTCAGATCATGGTGTGGAATATGCGAACTACAAATTTGCTAATTTTTTAAAGCAAAATGGTATCCAACAATCAATGTCACCAAAAGGAAATGCCCTTGCAAACCGCCCTATTGAATATTTTTATGCGGTTTTTCAACGAGAATTGATTAATATTGAGGGTCAAAATTTTGAAAATGTGGCTACCGCTTATCAAAAAATAAGTTCATTTATTGATTGGTATAACTATGAAAGACCTCAAAGTTGCTTATCATATAAAACTCCAAGTAAGTTAGTACACCAATTTCAGACGTATTCGAAAAAAGGTGTGTAA
- a CDS encoding DEAD/DEAH box helicase family protein has protein sequence MVLSKIQERAVSELINCYNDFLNSDEDVNKKIVCFKAPTGSGKTFMMANFIHRIIENNANDGSPHKLVFIIATLSSADLPYQMEQNLLDYKHVLQANYQVIKVDSPGASESKNKSKNKSKNKNASKKKRDYDPQLHAEANNVFIFGKSSFGKKRILTEHGIFDAFLDQIRNEDYRLIYIRDEAHYGANETKSKKEFESKVSGFASYVIKMTATPDFCPNIVSIDEKDFENDNIKLIKNNPVFNDSINDIDIDKIDDMQILELACKKFNEIKDKYAHNNKEALNVRPAMLIQVDSEIEDQSDEFQQYIANLIKILEKHNLSWVKYFSNDKNDKITSNKLIDSDLKISLKEISRKGANYDVILFKIGPATGWNIPRACMLVQLRKVASKVLSTQTIGRIKRVPIPMPRHEFDDKSIANTYFIYSNHKETNKSRIQYQLQDEYKNTQFVYGQINTEAIKKQLNSAKYNEQIIKNVFNKERFLEYQQNYLKDYKKYHFLDGKTSTYGDKVKIDTKITNSIELELYVIGQLNKLRKYLPNELINSMHRKMLDEKNGEYLIDKNMFCYILIKKFLDSIKQNYQNCLEKTVNSTKNQIFEIKESKNLPDKIFMTISDNNKNNNIVIKDASKIKYAYIPIDPSQNNYYFDSNSETAFVKNINDSLSKSNDNVRLWTKNPLSSDISFQYFDNDDEILASFPDFIFEIKSKNDVKHYLYMEVKSINDYNPEKTKKLIESYKKYIQNQIDSSENKSFSSEISIAVCFVKTENNEDKFYLIGASTNKEFNNKINLEVPSNLDEIISNPKKYITYENAINIIDDALNID, from the coding sequence ATGGTTTTATCAAAAATCCAAGAACGTGCTGTTAGTGAATTAATTAACTGTTATAATGATTTTTTAAATAGCGATGAAGATGTTAACAAAAAAATCGTTTGTTTTAAAGCGCCAACTGGTAGCGGTAAAACCTTTATGATGGCTAATTTTATTCATAGAATTATTGAAAATAATGCTAATGACGGTTCGCCACATAAATTAGTTTTCATTATTGCTACACTTTCGTCGGCGGATTTACCTTACCAAATGGAGCAAAACTTGCTTGATTATAAACATGTTTTACAAGCTAATTATCAAGTTATAAAAGTTGATTCGCCAGGTGCTAGTGAGTCAAAAAATAAATCAAAAAATAAATCGAAAAATAAAAATGCATCGAAAAAGAAAAGGGACTATGACCCACAATTGCATGCTGAAGCTAATAATGTATTTATATTTGGTAAATCATCATTTGGTAAAAAGCGGATTTTAACTGAACATGGGATATTTGATGCATTTTTAGACCAAATAAGAAATGAAGATTACCGCTTAATTTACATTCGTGATGAAGCACACTATGGGGCGAATGAAACTAAAAGTAAAAAAGAATTTGAGTCTAAAGTTAGTGGTTTTGCAAGTTATGTAATTAAAATGACTGCTACTCCAGATTTTTGTCCTAATATTGTGTCTATTGATGAAAAAGATTTTGAAAATGATAATATCAAACTAATTAAAAACAACCCTGTTTTCAATGATTCAATTAACGATATTGATATTGATAAAATTGATGATATGCAAATTCTTGAGTTAGCTTGCAAGAAGTTTAACGAAATTAAAGATAAATACGCTCATAACAACAAAGAGGCATTAAATGTGCGACCAGCAATGCTTATTCAGGTTGATAGCGAAATTGAAGACCAAAGTGATGAATTTCAACAATACATCGCTAACTTAATTAAAATTTTAGAAAAGCACAATTTAAGTTGGGTTAAATATTTTTCAAATGACAAAAATGACAAAATCACATCAAATAAATTAATTGATTCTGATTTAAAAATTTCATTGAAAGAAATCTCAAGAAAAGGCGCTAATTATGATGTTATTTTATTTAAAATTGGTCCAGCAACTGGCTGAAACATACCGCGAGCGTGTATGCTAGTACAACTTAGAAAAGTTGCATCAAAAGTTTTATCAACTCAAACAATTGGTCGCATCAAAAGAGTACCAATTCCAATGCCAAGACATGAATTTGATGATAAATCAATTGCAAACACTTATTTTATTTATTCAAACCACAAAGAAACAAACAAATCTCGCATCCAATATCAATTGCAAGATGAATACAAAAATACCCAATTTGTTTATGGACAAATCAACACAGAAGCCATTAAAAAACAATTAAATAGTGCGAAATATAATGAGCAAATAATCAAAAATGTTTTTAATAAAGAACGTTTTCTTGAATATCAACAAAACTATTTAAAAGATTATAAAAAATACCATTTTTTAGATGGTAAAACTTCAACATACGGTGATAAAGTAAAAATTGATACAAAAATTACTAACTCAATTGAGCTTGAATTATACGTAATTGGCCAGTTAAATAAATTAAGAAAATATTTACCAAATGAATTGATAAATAGTATGCATCGGAAAATGTTGGACGAAAAAAATGGTGAATATTTAATTGACAAAAATATGTTTTGTTACATTCTTATCAAAAAATTTCTTGATAGCATCAAACAAAACTATCAAAATTGTTTAGAAAAAACAGTAAATTCAACAAAAAATCAAATTTTTGAAATTAAAGAAAGCAAAAATTTACCTGATAAAATTTTTATGACTATTTCTGATAACAATAAAAATAATAATATTGTTATTAAAGATGCAAGCAAAATCAAGTACGCTTACATTCCAATTGACCCAAGTCAAAATAATTACTATTTTGATTCAAATTCTGAGACTGCTTTTGTTAAAAACATTAATGATTCTCTATCCAAAAGTAATGACAATGTTCGATTATGAACTAAAAACCCACTATCTAGCGACATTTCATTTCAGTACTTTGACAATGATGATGAGATTTTAGCTTCATTTCCCGACTTTATTTTTGAAATAAAAAGTAAAAACGATGTTAAACATTATTTATATATGGAAGTCAAAAGTATTAATGATTACAACCCTGAAAAAACAAAGAAATTAATTGAATCTTATAAAAAATATATTCAAAATCAAATCGATTCAAGTGAAAATAAATCTTTTAGTAGTGAAATTAGCATTGCTGTTTGCTTTGTTAAAACCGAAAATAATGAAGACAAATTTTACTTAATAGGCGCAAGCACTAATAAAGAATTTAACAACAAAATCAATTTAGAAGTGCCATCAAACTTAGATGAAATTATAAGTAATCCAAAAAAATACATTACATATGAAAACGCCATAAATATAATTGATGATGCATTAAATATTGATTAG